One stretch of Thermanaerosceptrum fracticalcis DNA includes these proteins:
- a CDS encoding phospho-sugar mutase — protein MDQLTKYYKWLNHPNLDETLRNELKEVAENEREIEARFYKDLEFGTGGLRGIIGAGTNRMNIYTVRKATKGLALYMHKNIRWDKLPSVVIAYDSRRMSREFAVEAAKVLADNGIKAFVFKELMPTPVLSFAVRELEATAGIVITASHNPPEYNGYKVYWSDGGQITDNIANAITQEIAKVVDELAVTAMDYDEAVLRGLIVFPGDELVKKYISYVKTLSLQPELIKDRGQEITIVYSPLHGTGNKPVTRILREMGFRNVHVVPEQECPNGNFPTVKYPNPEEHAAFELSIKLGEKIDADILLATDPDADRVGVAVKDDAGKYRVITGNQLGALFLEYILSQRQNQGLLPPNGTVIKTIVTSEIGRSIAAAYGIETIDTLTGFKYIGEKIKEFKEKGERQFLFGYEESYGYLIGDEVRDKDAVQACLLAAEMALYYKTKGLTLYEQLQRIFRKYGFYREDLLSLNLEGKEGQERIVKVMEDFRKGYILTIAGKGIVAVEDYLNQRRSYLLEGREELISLPKSNVLKYILEDASWLCIRPSGTEPKLKIYFGVCGGSEVEANDKLLQLKNYMIDIMNQGSADRLQGNCLRLNAAM, from the coding sequence ATTAAGAAATGAGCTTAAAGAGGTTGCAGAAAATGAGAGGGAAATCGAAGCAAGGTTCTACAAAGATCTGGAATTCGGTACAGGGGGTTTGCGTGGCATCATCGGAGCGGGGACCAACAGAATGAATATCTATACCGTCCGCAAGGCTACCAAGGGTTTAGCTTTATACATGCATAAAAACATCCGCTGGGATAAGCTGCCCTCGGTAGTTATCGCCTATGACTCCCGCCGGATGTCCCGGGAGTTTGCCGTAGAAGCGGCGAAGGTACTGGCTGATAATGGCATCAAAGCCTTTGTGTTCAAGGAACTGATGCCAACACCGGTACTGTCTTTCGCTGTAAGGGAACTGGAGGCTACTGCAGGGATAGTCATCACCGCCAGCCACAACCCCCCCGAATATAACGGGTACAAGGTCTACTGGTCCGATGGCGGTCAGATTACAGATAATATAGCAAATGCCATTACTCAGGAGATAGCGAAGGTGGTTGATGAGCTTGCGGTGACCGCAATGGACTATGATGAAGCTGTTCTGCGAGGGCTGATAGTCTTTCCAGGGGATGAACTGGTAAAGAAATATATTTCCTATGTAAAGACTTTGTCCTTGCAGCCTGAACTGATAAAGGACCGGGGGCAGGAAATCACTATTGTATATTCGCCACTCCATGGTACCGGGAACAAGCCTGTAACACGCATCCTGAGAGAAATGGGCTTCAGGAATGTACACGTGGTTCCCGAGCAGGAATGTCCCAATGGCAACTTTCCTACGGTAAAATACCCTAATCCTGAGGAGCATGCTGCCTTTGAGCTGAGTATAAAGCTAGGGGAGAAAATTGACGCCGATATCCTGCTGGCTACTGATCCTGATGCAGACCGTGTGGGTGTAGCTGTGAAGGATGATGCGGGCAAATACAGAGTTATCACGGGAAACCAGCTGGGGGCCCTGTTTCTGGAGTATATTCTCTCCCAGAGACAGAACCAGGGATTGCTTCCACCCAATGGTACGGTAATTAAGACCATTGTTACCTCGGAAATTGGCAGATCCATAGCTGCGGCATATGGAATCGAGACCATTGATACCCTGACCGGCTTCAAATATATAGGGGAGAAAATAAAGGAATTCAAGGAGAAAGGTGAACGACAGTTCCTCTTTGGCTATGAGGAAAGCTATGGCTACCTCATTGGTGATGAAGTGCGGGATAAGGATGCCGTTCAGGCTTGTCTTCTGGCTGCGGAGATGGCCCTTTACTATAAAACTAAGGGGCTTACCCTCTATGAACAGCTTCAGCGTATTTTTCGCAAGTACGGTTTCTATCGGGAAGATTTGCTCTCTTTGAACCTGGAAGGGAAAGAGGGGCAGGAGAGAATTGTGAAGGTAATGGAAGATTTCCGAAAAGGTTATATTCTCACCATAGCTGGTAAGGGAATTGTCGCTGTGGAGGATTATCTAAACCAGAGAAGATCATACCTGTTAGAAGGCAGGGAGGAACTAATCAGTCTTCCCAAGTCCAACGTCTTGAAATATATCCTGGAGGATGCTTCCTGGTTGTGCATTCGTCCTTCCGGTACTGAGCCAAAGCTTAAAATCTATTTTGGTGTTTGTGGTGGTAGTGAAGTTGAGGCTAACGATAAATTACTGCAGTTAAAGAATTATATGATAGATATTATGAACCAAGGCAGTGCTGACAGGTTACAGGGAAACTGCTTACGGCTTAATGCTGCCATGTAG